From Vallitalea longa, one genomic window encodes:
- a CDS encoding ABC transporter ATP-binding protein, translating to MLKNTKTVIDYRHLYFKYEGSNEKALSDINLTIEEGEFIVLTGKSGCGKTTLTRCVNGLISNFYKGEFQGNAKVWEHDLIKDSIREISREVGSVFQDPRSQFFTLHVKTEIPFSSENYGIDCEIIQENIKKSVYDLKLNNLINKSLLNLSSGEKQKIAIASVYTLGAFIYVLDEPSSNLDYEGTKQLGEILKKLKEKGHTIIISEHRLNYLKNLADRVVYMEEGKIKEIIDGKDFIKKSPLWLAKNDLRQLNISPIDIIKYRNSQDTRNTNPPILKAMNLSFKYRGGKNILDNISFNTYGGDIIGIIGKNGAGKSTLLKILMGLEKPNKGEIYIDNKKTSKRVRIKNSTYVMQDVDYQLFAPSVLEEMIIGLKDSEEIRDKARKYLEFFNLLKYIDRHPASLSGGQKQRLAIAMACMKDSRLLFFDEPTSGLDAANMKQVSSAIKKISNGNRCIFVITHDEEFASITFNKILRLNEDKTITFRNMNNEKNNYIKENLA from the coding sequence ATGTTAAAAAATACAAAAACAGTTATTGACTATAGACATTTGTATTTCAAATATGAAGGTAGTAACGAAAAAGCATTATCAGATATTAATCTTACAATAGAAGAAGGAGAATTCATTGTACTTACAGGAAAAAGTGGATGTGGAAAAACTACCTTAACAAGATGTGTTAATGGGTTGATTTCTAATTTCTATAAAGGAGAATTTCAAGGTAACGCTAAGGTATGGGAACATGATTTAATTAAGGACTCAATAAGAGAGATATCCCGTGAAGTAGGATCCGTTTTCCAAGATCCTCGCTCACAATTTTTTACTTTGCATGTTAAAACCGAAATTCCATTTTCAAGTGAGAATTATGGAATTGATTGTGAGATCATTCAAGAGAACATAAAGAAATCAGTTTATGATCTTAAGCTTAATAATTTAATCAATAAGAGTCTACTTAATTTATCAAGTGGTGAAAAACAAAAAATTGCTATTGCATCTGTATATACTCTTGGAGCTTTTATATATGTACTTGATGAACCTTCTTCTAATCTAGATTACGAAGGGACTAAGCAACTAGGCGAGATATTGAAGAAATTAAAAGAAAAAGGACACACTATAATAATATCAGAACATAGACTTAATTATCTTAAAAACCTAGCTGATAGAGTTGTATATATGGAAGAGGGTAAGATTAAGGAAATAATAGATGGGAAAGATTTTATAAAAAAATCACCACTATGGCTCGCTAAAAATGATCTTAGACAATTAAATATAAGCCCTATAGATATAATTAAATATAGAAATAGTCAAGATACAAGAAATACTAATCCTCCTATACTGAAAGCAATGAATTTATCTTTTAAATATAGAGGAGGAAAGAACATATTAGATAATATCTCATTTAATACTTATGGCGGGGATATTATAGGAATAATAGGTAAAAATGGAGCTGGTAAAAGTACATTATTAAAAATTCTGATGGGACTTGAAAAACCTAATAAAGGTGAAATATACATAGATAATAAGAAGACATCAAAACGTGTAAGAATCAAGAATTCAACTTATGTAATGCAGGATGTAGATTATCAGCTATTCGCTCCTAGTGTATTGGAGGAAATGATCATCGGATTAAAAGATTCAGAAGAAATAAGAGATAAAGCAAGAAAATACTTGGAGTTTTTTAATCTATTAAAATACATTGATAGACATCCAGCATCACTTTCAGGTGGGCAAAAACAAAGATTAGCGATAGCTATGGCGTGTATGAAAGATTCAAGATTACTATTTTTTGATGAACCAACAAGTGGATTAGACGCAGCTAACATGAAACAAGTTAGTAGTGCAATAAAAAAAATATCAAATGGTAATAGATGCATATTTGTTATTACCCACGATGAAGAATTCGCAAGCATTACATTCAATAAGATACTCAGATTGAACGAAGATAAAACTATTACCTTTCGTAATATGAATAACGAAAAAAATAATTACATAAAGGAGAATTTGGCATGA
- a CDS encoding energy-coupling factor transporter transmembrane component T family protein: protein MNILDFKTSKPDPRVLIFLVIVVSVLSCMLFQLTMLYVLFLIVDILMLCQKMQKKAIRFFVVYNVLIVARKALTLISTYYISMIISMIIILLLHVIPIYMVCFVMFNKNHMNEMITALEHMKIPKIFIIPLAVVYRYIPTITEEISNVRISLKMRGLNTSVIGFIMHPVKMIENFMMPLLIRSAKIADELSAATLCKGLDLNNKRTCTTKVRFDFIDGCYCIAFICLAALIVFIDKNYLFFN from the coding sequence ATGAATATATTAGACTTTAAGACATCAAAACCGGACCCTCGTGTTTTAATATTTTTGGTTATCGTGGTATCTGTATTAAGTTGTATGCTTTTTCAATTAACAATGCTATATGTACTTTTCCTTATTGTGGATATATTAATGTTATGCCAGAAAATGCAGAAGAAAGCTATTCGTTTTTTTGTGGTCTATAATGTATTAATAGTTGCAAGAAAAGCATTAACCTTAATCTCGACCTATTATATTAGTATGATTATATCAATGATAATTATCTTATTATTACATGTAATACCTATATATATGGTTTGCTTTGTTATGTTTAATAAAAATCATATGAATGAAATGATTACTGCATTAGAACATATGAAAATACCAAAAATATTTATTATTCCATTAGCAGTTGTGTATAGGTATATACCAACGATTACTGAAGAGATAAGTAATGTAAGAATTAGTCTTAAAATGAGAGGACTAAATACTTCTGTTATAGGGTTTATAATGCATCCAGTCAAAATGATTGAAAATTTTATGATGCCATTATTGATTAGAAGTGCTAAGATTGCTGATGAATTATCAGCAGCCACTCTTTGCAAAGGATTAGACCTCAATAATAAACGTACTTGCACTACAAAAGTAAGATTTGATTTTATTGATGGATGTTATTGTATCGCTTTCATATGTTTAGCGGCTTTAATTGTTTTTATTGATAAGAATTATTTGTTTTTCAATTAA
- a CDS encoding ABC transporter ATP-binding protein, giving the protein MFRTIKRIIRWTGDRKKRIYKGFVYSFFNSLFIAMPIMGTAIGLNLVIEDMNGTKKLTTDYVLYLLGFMIIALLGRFLFSYLKAKSQESVAYEVTADQRIEIGNILKRVSLGFFDNHNAGEIAASVTTDLSFVEMYGMKMIDTVVNGYICVFTMILCLLFYKVEIGLICFAGVLLSAFFLKLLGNKSDKNAPEHQYAQESMIASTIEYLRGIPIVKAFKQEGVSRKGIEDAYKKSKDINIKIEKEFIVFNSFHVLSLKIASIAIICVSALMANKGTMDMPTMIMMIMFSFVIFGNVEVINNATHVLELIDETMDKLDKINSAEYIDEKGVNKELSSYDIEFENVSFAYDKNEILKNVSFNIPQKSTTAIIGASGSGKTTICNLIARFYDVNDGKILIGGQNIKNMKCDGLLENISMVFQNVYLFHDTIYNNIRFGNPNASKKDIIKAAKKARCHDFIMSLPDKYDTMIGDAGSTLSGGEKQRISIARAILKDAPIVILDEATASVDPENEYEIQRAISSLVEGKTMITIAHRLATIQNADQILVVDNGEIVQKGSHDQLLKEEGIYKNFLSIREKAEGWSIV; this is encoded by the coding sequence GTGTTTAGAACAATAAAAAGAATAATTAGATGGACAGGAGACAGAAAAAAACGTATATATAAAGGATTTGTATATTCTTTCTTCAACTCATTATTCATAGCAATGCCAATTATGGGAACTGCCATTGGATTAAATCTTGTTATTGAAGATATGAATGGAACAAAAAAATTGACAACAGATTATGTTCTGTATTTATTAGGCTTCATGATTATTGCTCTACTAGGGAGATTTTTGTTTTCTTATCTAAAGGCAAAATCTCAAGAAAGTGTTGCATATGAAGTTACAGCAGACCAAAGGATAGAGATAGGTAATATATTAAAAAGAGTATCATTAGGATTTTTTGACAATCATAATGCGGGAGAAATAGCAGCATCTGTAACGACAGATCTTTCGTTTGTAGAAATGTACGGAATGAAAATGATTGATACTGTAGTTAACGGATACATTTGTGTTTTTACTATGATATTGTGTTTATTATTCTATAAGGTTGAGATTGGATTAATATGTTTTGCTGGTGTTTTGCTATCAGCATTCTTCTTGAAACTATTAGGAAATAAAAGTGATAAAAATGCACCAGAGCATCAATATGCTCAAGAATCAATGATTGCTTCTACAATAGAATATCTGAGAGGAATACCAATTGTAAAAGCTTTTAAGCAAGAAGGTGTTTCAAGAAAAGGTATAGAAGATGCTTATAAAAAAAGTAAAGATATCAATATTAAAATAGAGAAAGAATTCATTGTATTCAATAGTTTTCATGTTTTATCTCTAAAGATTGCCTCTATAGCTATTATCTGTGTATCAGCTTTAATGGCTAATAAGGGAACAATGGATATGCCAACAATGATTATGATGATTATGTTCTCCTTTGTTATTTTTGGTAATGTTGAAGTAATCAATAATGCTACACATGTATTAGAACTTATTGATGAGACAATGGATAAACTAGATAAAATCAACAGTGCTGAATATATAGATGAGAAGGGAGTAAATAAAGAACTATCCTCATATGATATAGAATTTGAGAATGTTAGTTTCGCTTATGATAAAAATGAGATATTAAAGAATGTTTCTTTTAATATTCCTCAGAAATCTACTACAGCTATTATAGGAGCTTCTGGTAGTGGTAAAACGACCATATGTAATTTAATAGCAAGATTTTATGATGTTAATGATGGGAAAATATTGATAGGTGGACAAAACATTAAAAACATGAAGTGTGACGGTCTTTTAGAAAATATTAGCATGGTATTTCAAAACGTGTATTTGTTCCATGACACAATATATAACAATATTAGATTCGGTAATCCGAATGCAAGTAAAAAAGATATCATAAAAGCTGCTAAAAAAGCTAGGTGCCATGATTTTATTATGAGTTTACCAGACAAATATGACACAATGATAGGGGATGCTGGTTCAACATTATCAGGTGGAGAAAAGCAAAGGATTTCCATTGCAAGAGCTATATTGAAAGATGCTCCTATAGTAATATTAGATGAAGCCACTGCAAGTGTCGACCCGGAAAACGAATATGAAATTCAAAGAGCGATAAGTTCACTTGTAGAAGGGAAAACTATGATTACAATAGCTCATAGATTAGCAACAATTCAAAATGCAGATCAGATTTTAGTTGTAGATAATGGAGAAATAGTACAAAAAGGAAGTCACGACCAATTATTAAAAGAGGAGGGTATATATAAAAATTTCTTGTCAATACGTGAGAAAGCAGAAGGATGGAGTATTGTTTAA
- a CDS encoding ABC transporter ATP-binding protein, producing MKKKNWLSIVSFYAKECKFKLVISVFFAVISVFGGIVPYIAVYRIFMLFFDGNQTTDNIIYWSGIGLAGYVTKVAFHSFSTVLSHISAYRILQSIRLSICDKLMKVPLGVVLNESAGKIKNTIVDRVETIEIPLAHMIPESLSNLILSICVLIYLIIIDWRMALASLISVFIGGIAYGIVMKTYNEKYDDYMKSSNHVNSVIVEYIEGIQVIKAFNQSAKSYEKFEKAVNEFKNYTLDWFKSTWKLINFASSALPTSLLGTLPVGLYLYIKGSLNPADLTMCLLLSLGIVGALTNFTVLVNDLKSIQFALRDAYEYVGIDELPNASKKKKLNSYNIQFNNVTFSYDNDNEVKNDDKSALIDINLNIKEGQFIAFVGASGSGKSTIARMLVRFWDVSEGEIKIDGVNIKDIPIDQLMDSISYVTQDNFLFNCSLMENIRLGNINASDEEVIRASKAACCHEFIEKLDNKYDTTAGEAGGKLSGGEKQRIAIARAILKNSPIVILDEATAFTDPENEDKIQKSIAELTKGKTLLVIAHRLSTIKNADKIVILNNGKIRDIGEHEELLSKSSLYKNMWDAHIGSKHWAASSNKSSDSEVQLSV from the coding sequence ATGAAGAAAAAAAATTGGTTAAGTATCGTTTCATTTTATGCAAAAGAATGTAAATTCAAGTTAGTAATATCGGTTTTCTTTGCTGTAATAAGTGTATTTGGAGGAATTGTTCCTTATATAGCAGTGTATCGTATTTTCATGTTATTCTTTGATGGAAACCAGACTACTGATAACATAATATATTGGTCGGGAATAGGTTTGGCTGGTTATGTAACCAAGGTAGCATTCCATAGTTTTTCTACTGTATTGTCACACATATCTGCATATAGAATATTACAGAGCATTAGATTATCTATATGTGATAAATTAATGAAAGTACCATTAGGAGTAGTGCTTAATGAATCAGCGGGTAAAATAAAAAATACAATAGTTGATAGAGTTGAAACTATAGAAATCCCGTTAGCACATATGATACCAGAGAGTCTTTCTAATCTTATATTATCTATATGTGTCCTAATATATCTTATAATTATAGATTGGCGAATGGCACTAGCATCGTTGATTTCAGTTTTTATTGGAGGTATAGCTTATGGTATTGTAATGAAAACGTATAATGAAAAATACGATGATTACATGAAATCAAGTAATCATGTCAACAGTGTTATAGTAGAGTATATAGAAGGAATTCAAGTGATAAAAGCATTTAACCAATCAGCTAAATCATATGAAAAATTTGAAAAAGCGGTTAATGAATTTAAAAATTACACATTGGATTGGTTTAAAAGTACTTGGAAGTTAATTAATTTCGCAAGTTCTGCTTTACCAACTTCACTATTAGGAACATTACCAGTAGGTTTATATCTATATATTAAAGGTTCACTAAATCCAGCTGATTTGACAATGTGCTTGTTATTATCTCTTGGTATCGTTGGTGCACTTACTAATTTTACCGTACTTGTAAATGATCTGAAATCTATACAATTTGCGTTAAGAGATGCATATGAATATGTTGGTATAGATGAATTACCAAACGCATCAAAGAAGAAAAAACTGAACTCATATAACATACAATTCAACAATGTAACTTTTTCTTATGATAACGACAATGAAGTTAAAAACGATGATAAAAGTGCTTTAATAGATATTAATTTGAATATAAAAGAGGGGCAATTTATAGCTTTTGTTGGAGCTTCAGGTAGCGGAAAATCAACAATAGCTAGAATGCTGGTGAGGTTCTGGGATGTAAGTGAAGGAGAAATCAAAATAGATGGTGTTAATATCAAAGACATTCCTATAGATCAGCTAATGGATTCAATAAGTTATGTAACGCAAGATAATTTTCTATTCAATTGCTCATTAATGGAAAATATCAGATTGGGTAATATTAATGCATCTGATGAAGAAGTAATTAGAGCTTCAAAAGCAGCTTGTTGTCATGAATTTATTGAAAAACTGGATAACAAGTATGATACTACTGCTGGTGAAGCAGGAGGTAAACTCTCAGGTGGAGAAAAACAAAGAATCGCTATTGCAAGAGCTATATTGAAGAATTCTCCTATAGTTATACTTGATGAAGCAACAGCTTTTACTGATCCAGAAAATGAAGATAAAATTCAAAAATCAATAGCGGAATTGACAAAAGGTAAGACGTTATTGGTAATTGCTCACAGGCTATCAACAATAAAGAATGCAGATAAAATCGTGATATTGAATAATGGAAAGATCAGAGATATTGGTGAGCATGAAGAGCTATTAAGTAAGTCAAGTTTATATAAAAACATGTGGGACGCACATATTGGAAGTAAACATTGGGCTGCCAGTAGTAACAAATCAAGTGATAGTGAGGTGCAATTAAGTGTTTAG
- a CDS encoding ABC-F family ATP-binding cassette domain-containing protein: protein MSLLEVKDISMSYGEKILFEEGSFELYKGEHMGLVGDNGSGKSTLLSILLDKELPDIGSVIWQKNIKIGYIDQYLKSEGNITVYEYLKTSFKELFQLEETLNNLYEELSENYKENLMKEIGDIQDELEYRHFYSIESKIDRIVLGLGINSFGVNTKLENLSGGQQTKVILARLLLEQFDVLLLDEPTNFLDYDHILWLSEYLKEFQGAYIVVSHNLEFLNEITNCILDIEFTKIRKYYGNYERFLKLKEEYRNNYIRNYNSQQEYIKRTESYIRKNKAGVNCKMARGRQKQLDRVERLSKPNSKKKPMITFRQDLAFRKIELMDLEVGYDYSLLPKLNLKLNSGDKIAITGFNGIGKSTLLKTIVGVLDPISGDIVFSKDTKVSYYEQDLNWENQDMNALEIVGLNYPDMKTEEIRRELSKCGIGAEDLTQPIKTLSGGEQSKVKLCIMTLKEANILILDEPTNHLDKDTKISLKEALFNFNGSVIVVSHEKSFYEDLVDKVYAVACNKQQKIKNN from the coding sequence ATGAGTTTATTAGAAGTAAAAGACATATCTATGTCTTATGGAGAAAAGATATTATTTGAAGAAGGAAGTTTTGAATTATATAAAGGAGAACATATGGGACTTGTAGGAGATAATGGATCAGGTAAATCAACCTTGTTAAGTATACTCCTTGACAAGGAACTACCTGACATTGGAAGTGTCATATGGCAGAAAAATATTAAAATAGGATATATAGACCAATATTTGAAATCAGAAGGGAATATTACTGTTTATGAATATTTGAAAACATCATTCAAAGAGTTATTTCAATTAGAAGAAACATTGAACAATTTATACGAAGAACTTTCAGAAAATTATAAGGAAAATTTAATGAAGGAGATAGGGGACATTCAAGATGAACTAGAATATAGACATTTCTATTCTATTGAAAGTAAAATCGATAGAATTGTTTTAGGACTGGGAATCAATTCTTTTGGAGTCAATACAAAACTAGAAAATCTGAGTGGAGGTCAGCAGACGAAAGTTATTCTGGCTAGACTATTACTAGAACAATTTGATGTATTATTATTAGACGAACCAACCAATTTCTTAGATTATGACCACATCCTTTGGTTAAGTGAATACCTGAAAGAATTTCAGGGAGCTTATATAGTAGTTTCTCACAATCTGGAATTTTTGAATGAAATAACTAATTGTATTCTGGATATAGAATTCACCAAGATAAGAAAATACTATGGTAACTATGAAAGATTTCTGAAGCTTAAGGAAGAATATAGAAATAACTACATTAGAAACTATAATTCTCAACAGGAATATATTAAAAGAACTGAAAGCTATATAAGAAAAAACAAAGCAGGGGTTAATTGTAAAATGGCGAGAGGTAGGCAAAAACAACTAGATAGAGTAGAAAGACTCTCAAAACCCAATAGTAAGAAAAAACCAATGATTACTTTCAGGCAAGATTTGGCTTTTAGGAAAATTGAGCTTATGGATCTTGAGGTAGGCTATGATTATTCACTTCTACCTAAATTGAATCTAAAATTAAATAGTGGAGATAAAATCGCAATTACTGGATTTAATGGAATCGGTAAATCTACTCTTTTAAAAACCATTGTAGGAGTATTAGATCCAATCTCAGGAGATATAGTGTTCTCGAAAGATACGAAAGTCTCCTATTACGAGCAAGACCTTAATTGGGAAAATCAAGATATGAATGCTTTAGAAATAGTGGGCTTGAATTATCCGGATATGAAAACAGAAGAGATAAGGAGAGAATTGAGTAAATGCGGAATAGGAGCGGAAGATTTAACACAGCCTATCAAAACTCTAAGTGGAGGAGAACAGTCGAAAGTTAAACTTTGCATTATGACTCTGAAAGAAGCAAATATTTTGATTCTAGATGAACCCACTAACCACTTGGATAAAGATACCAAGATTAGTTTAAAAGAAGCTCTATTTAATTTTAATGGATCAGTTATCGTAGTATCTCATGAAAAATCTTTCTATGAAGATCTAGTAGACAAAGTATATGCTGTAGCTTGTAACAAACAACAAAAAATTAAAAACAACTAG
- a CDS encoding TetR/AcrR family transcriptional regulator, which produces MKETIMKMAVEKIQIYGLRKFTMDEIASELKISKKTIYKYYKSKEDIILEYINTIIESDKKYTLNALEESDLLEDKLHSIIYSYHKYKLPVSILDEIHKFYYKQWEKIQELKTFKINIIEDVLKKSIDDGMIKNDINLHLISTTLESVSNTFLDYKFLSDNNLTLKDAMNEVIKILLYGILK; this is translated from the coding sequence GTGAAAGAAACAATAATGAAAATGGCAGTCGAAAAAATACAGATATATGGATTAAGAAAGTTCACTATGGATGAAATTGCTTCGGAACTGAAAATCAGTAAAAAAACTATCTATAAATATTATAAAAGCAAAGAAGACATTATATTGGAATATATCAATACAATAATAGAAAGTGATAAAAAGTATACTTTGAATGCTCTTGAAGAATCAGATTTACTTGAGGATAAATTACATTCAATCATCTATTCATATCATAAGTATAAATTACCAGTTAGTATATTAGATGAGATTCATAAGTTTTATTATAAGCAATGGGAGAAAATACAGGAATTAAAGACTTTTAAGATAAACATTATAGAAGATGTATTAAAAAAATCAATAGATGATGGAATGATTAAGAATGATATAAATCTTCATCTCATCAGTACAACTCTTGAAAGTGTTAGCAATACCTTTCTTGATTATAAATTTTTAAGTGATAATAACTTAACTCTAAAAGATGCAATGAATGAAGTAATCAAGATTCTATTATATGGAATATTAAAATGA
- a CDS encoding MFS transporter: MTKETFEKKELLFLITISLALGIRQMTMTMVMPFISTYGKTLAYSNSILIGVALGIFGLTQAIFQVPFGIWSDKLGNKPVILIGLLQVIIGLFIAFLSENIYLLIFARALQGSGAVLATGYSWVSSRIDSEKRPQAFSFLGMIIGFAAASAFALGPIINNYLSVSEMFLVCSILIFVVWMIILLFLKDTSGINSDSSSNNETKTSILAGIRILLKNKCFLGLNFAGFINNYIMVAVFYIVPIYLDELVGTSGMWKIFMPAVIIAIIFMKKSIKLVSKGYGLNLIKLAFVLSGIGICFYFNSKSFVSILIGSILFMTGYILIATIVPTIANDIAENSYRGTANGIINSFQYIGSFVGSVITGILWSSHNDIELYLIIAISIIGVLATLLTENKSNRRVKIQ, encoded by the coding sequence ATGACGAAAGAAACATTTGAAAAGAAAGAATTATTATTTTTGATTACTATCAGTTTAGCTTTAGGAATAAGGCAGATGACTATGACAATGGTAATGCCTTTTATATCTACATATGGTAAGACGTTGGCTTATAGTAATTCAATCTTGATAGGAGTTGCATTAGGGATATTTGGACTGACTCAAGCTATTTTTCAAGTTCCATTTGGCATATGGAGTGATAAGTTAGGTAATAAACCAGTAATATTAATAGGTCTTTTGCAAGTTATAATCGGATTATTCATCGCTTTCCTTTCAGAAAATATTTATTTGCTTATTTTTGCAAGAGCTTTACAAGGTAGTGGAGCAGTTCTTGCAACAGGATATTCATGGGTCAGCAGTAGAATAGATAGTGAGAAAAGACCACAAGCGTTCAGTTTCCTAGGTATGATTATTGGATTTGCTGCTGCATCAGCATTTGCGTTAGGTCCTATAATAAATAATTATTTATCAGTAAGTGAAATGTTTTTAGTTTGTTCAATACTTATTTTTGTGGTTTGGATGATTATATTGCTATTCTTAAAGGATACATCTGGAATCAATAGCGATTCATCTAGTAATAATGAAACTAAGACTAGTATTCTAGCAGGTATTAGAATTTTATTGAAGAATAAATGTTTTTTGGGACTGAATTTTGCAGGATTCATAAATAATTATATAATGGTAGCAGTATTTTACATAGTTCCAATATATCTTGATGAATTAGTTGGGACAAGTGGTATGTGGAAAATCTTTATGCCTGCTGTCATTATTGCTATAATATTTATGAAAAAATCTATTAAATTAGTTTCAAAAGGATATGGATTGAATTTAATCAAATTGGCATTTGTTTTAAGTGGTATAGGGATATGCTTTTATTTTAACAGTAAATCATTCGTTTCAATATTGATAGGAAGTATATTATTCATGACGGGATACATTTTAATCGCTACAATCGTTCCCACTATAGCAAATGATATTGCTGAAAATAGTTATAGAGGTACAGCAAATGGTATAATAAATAGTTTCCAATATATAGGATCTTTTGTAGGTTCTGTAATTACAGGTATATTATGGAGTAGCCATAATGATATTGAGTTGTATTTAATTATCGCTATTTCTATTATAGGTGTCTTGGCAACATTATTAACCGAAAATAAATCTAATAGAAGAGTAAAAATTCAATAG